A stretch of the Nosocomiicoccus ampullae genome encodes the following:
- the infB gene encoding translation initiation factor IF-2, which produces MSKIRIHEYAKQHNLQSKEVINVLKDNGKDYNSHMQSLNDDDVKLLDSKFVKKDNNKKNNKKDNKKNDTHKQNNKKHKNNKNNKKNHKKNKHNNNNQKNNKKDDKNKQDKHSNNKSTDSGNRSFTYEEGITVGDLAEKINVDASKVVKDLFMLGIMTNINQSLDDEAVEIVAENYGFTAEKEEVIDDTDLDIYFDLENEELTEERPAVVTIMGHVDHGKTTLLDSIRNANVTGGEAGGITQHIGAYQIRWNDKDITFLDTPGHEAFTTMRARGAQVTDLTVLVVAADDGVMPQTIEALNHAKAAGTPIIVAVNKVDKPTANPDRVMTELGEHGLFPEDWGGDTIFVPLSALTGEGIDDLLEMITLVSEVEELSTKSDRDAIGTVIEAELDKSRGPVATLLVQHGTLHVGDSLVVGNTFGKVRAMTNDLGERIQTAGPSLPVEITGLNDIPQAGDRFVVFKDDKKARAVGEKRKEDKIMRDRESTNKISLDNLFETLKEGDLKDLNLILKADVQGTVEALAASLMKIDVEGVNIRIIHTGVGAINESDVTLANASNAIIIGFNVRPDANARRTAENEKVDIRLHRVIYKALEEIEQAMKGMLDPEYEEQVTGYAEVRQTIKVSKIGTIAGSYVTEGKITRDSGVRVIREGVVVFEGEIDSLKRFKDDAKEVTSGYECGITIKNFNDVKEGDQIEAFEMVEVRRV; this is translated from the coding sequence ATGAGTAAGATTAGAATTCATGAATACGCGAAACAACATAACTTACAAAGTAAAGAAGTCATCAATGTTTTAAAAGATAACGGTAAAGACTACAACTCACATATGCAATCTTTAAATGATGACGATGTAAAATTACTAGATAGTAAGTTTGTAAAAAAAGATAATAATAAGAAAAACAACAAGAAAGACAACAAGAAAAACGATACTCATAAACAAAATAATAAAAAACATAAAAATAACAAAAACAATAAAAAAAATCACAAGAAGAATAAGCATAATAACAACAACCAGAAAAACAATAAAAAAGACGACAAAAATAAGCAAGATAAACACTCTAACAACAAATCAACTGATTCAGGTAACCGTTCATTCACTTATGAGGAAGGAATCACTGTCGGAGATCTTGCTGAAAAAATCAATGTAGACGCGTCTAAAGTTGTAAAAGACTTATTTATGCTCGGTATTATGACAAATATTAACCAAAGCCTTGATGATGAAGCAGTTGAAATTGTCGCTGAAAACTACGGATTCACTGCTGAAAAAGAAGAAGTTATTGATGATACAGACTTAGATATTTACTTCGACTTAGAAAACGAAGAATTAACTGAAGAGCGTCCAGCGGTTGTTACGATTATGGGTCACGTTGACCACGGTAAAACAACGTTACTCGACTCAATACGTAATGCAAACGTTACAGGTGGAGAAGCAGGTGGAATCACTCAGCATATTGGTGCATATCAAATCCGCTGGAATGATAAAGATATCACTTTCTTAGATACACCTGGACACGAAGCATTCACAACAATGCGTGCACGCGGTGCTCAAGTCACTGACTTAACAGTACTTGTTGTAGCAGCAGATGACGGGGTAATGCCTCAAACAATTGAAGCACTAAACCACGCAAAAGCTGCTGGGACACCGATTATCGTTGCGGTAAACAAAGTAGACAAACCAACAGCAAATCCAGACCGCGTAATGACTGAGTTAGGTGAACATGGATTATTCCCAGAGGACTGGGGTGGAGATACAATCTTCGTACCACTTTCAGCATTAACAGGTGAGGGAATCGATGACTTACTTGAGATGATTACGTTAGTCAGTGAAGTTGAAGAGTTAAGCACGAAGTCTGATCGTGATGCAATCGGTACAGTTATCGAAGCTGAACTTGACAAATCACGCGGACCTGTAGCAACGTTACTCGTTCAACACGGTACACTACATGTCGGTGATTCACTCGTCGTTGGTAATACGTTCGGTAAAGTACGTGCGATGACAAACGATTTAGGTGAAAGAATTCAAACAGCTGGTCCATCATTACCAGTTGAAATTACTGGTCTTAATGATATTCCTCAAGCAGGAGACCGCTTCGTCGTATTTAAAGATGACAAAAAAGCGAGAGCTGTTGGAGAAAAACGTAAAGAAGATAAAATTATGCGTGACCGCGAATCTACAAATAAAATTAGTTTAGATAACTTATTTGAAACGCTTAAAGAAGGCGATTTAAAAGACTTAAACTTAATTCTTAAAGCAGACGTTCAAGGTACAGTTGAAGCACTTGCAGCCTCACTTATGAAAATTGACGTCGAAGGAGTTAACATCCGTATTATTCATACAGGTGTTGGAGCAATTAACGAGTCAGACGTTACACTTGCAAATGCATCAAACGCTATTATTATCGGATTTAACGTACGTCCAGATGCAAACGCACGTCGTACTGCTGAAAACGAAAAAGTAGATATTCGCTTACACCGCGTCATTTATAAAGCACTAGAAGAAATCGAACAAGCAATGAAAGGTATGCTCGATCCTGAATATGAAGAGCAAGTGACTGGTTACGCAGAAGTACGTCAAACAATTAAAGTATCTAAAATCGGTACAATTGCTGGTTCTTACGTCACCGAAGGTAAAATTACTCGAGACTCAGGTGTTCGAGTGATCCGTGAAGGTGTTGTAGTCTTTGAAGGTGAAATCGACTCACTGAAACGATTTAAAGATGACGCTAAAGAAGTCACTTCTGGATACGAATGTGGTATCACAATTAAAAACTTTAATGACGTTAAAGAAGGCGACCAAATTGAAGCGTTCGAAATGGTTGAAGTTAGGAGAGTATAA
- the truB gene encoding tRNA pseudouridine(55) synthase TruB, translated as MYHGVICVDKPKGMTSHDVVSKVRRILHMKKVGHTGTLDPDVTGVLAVVVGQATQLTEILQERQKSYEAVVTLGVSTDTEDASGKVTHTSNVSHITAEMIDETIENFEREYNQTVPMYSSVKVNGKKLYEYARSGEEVTRPNRMVYIHDLKRTGDINFGETIDIPITVTCSKGTYIRTLAVDIGRKLGVDAHMSYLRRTESCGFTLDDTVALDDVTSDSIIPILDVLDDFYKIELKDKLEARGPFFKTVNGQKMSQTDMMKLTKNEDVETVLFIKDNTPIGIYKKHKENEYKPFKMFLSSNDL; from the coding sequence ATGTATCACGGAGTAATATGTGTAGATAAACCTAAAGGTATGACGAGTCATGATGTCGTATCTAAAGTAAGAAGAATCTTACATATGAAAAAAGTTGGACATACCGGTACATTAGATCCGGATGTGACAGGTGTGTTAGCAGTAGTCGTTGGTCAAGCAACACAACTGACTGAGATTTTACAAGAAAGACAAAAAAGTTATGAAGCAGTCGTAACGTTAGGTGTATCAACAGATACAGAAGATGCTTCAGGTAAAGTGACACATACAAGTAACGTCTCACATATCACAGCAGAAATGATCGACGAGACAATTGAAAATTTTGAAAGAGAATATAATCAAACCGTTCCAATGTATAGTTCTGTAAAGGTTAATGGTAAAAAGTTATATGAATACGCACGTAGTGGAGAAGAAGTCACTCGTCCAAATCGCATGGTGTATATTCATGATTTAAAGCGTACAGGGGATATTAATTTCGGTGAAACGATTGACATTCCAATTACTGTGACGTGTTCAAAAGGAACTTATATTCGAACGCTTGCGGTTGATATCGGGCGTAAACTTGGAGTAGACGCACATATGTCTTATTTAAGACGTACAGAATCATGTGGATTTACGTTAGATGATACAGTCGCATTAGACGACGTAACGAGTGATTCAATCATTCCAATACTAGACGTTTTAGACGACTTTTATAAAATAGAGTTAAAAGATAAATTAGAGGCACGCGGTCCGTTCTTTAAAACAGTCAATGGACAAAAAATGTCTCAAACTGATATGATGAAATTAACTAAAAATGAAGATGTAGAAACAGTGCTTTTTATAAAGGACAATACACCAATCGGTATTTATAAAAAGCATAAAGAAAACGAATATAAACCGTTTAAAATGTTTTTATCGTCGAATGATTTGTGA
- a CDS encoding L7Ae/L30e/S12e/Gadd45 family ribosomal protein, whose translation MSKELNLLGIATRAGKITSGEPLTLDGMKQRKVKLVYLASDAGNSTKKRIRDKTTTQSIPLIETYTTEELSVATGAYNRVVLGITDNGFKKKLLELNEKGT comes from the coding sequence ATGAGTAAAGAATTAAATTTACTCGGTATTGCGACAAGAGCCGGTAAAATTACGAGTGGAGAACCGTTAACTTTAGACGGTATGAAACAAAGAAAAGTAAAGCTCGTTTACTTAGCGAGTGACGCAGGGAATAGTACAAAAAAGAGAATACGTGATAAAACAACGACTCAGTCCATCCCTTTAATTGAAACTTATACGACTGAAGAGTTATCAGTTGCGACAGGTGCTTATAATAGAGTCGTACTTGGTATCACGGATAACGGCTTTAAAAAGAAGTTGTTAGAGCTGAATGAGAAAGGAACGTGA
- the rimP gene encoding ribosome maturation factor RimP, whose translation MNKREQQIYELAEPVVEELNYSLIEVEYKKEGKDWFLRFYLDKPGGITLDDCVRGSEVLADKLDEWDIIDGHYFLDVSSPGAERPIKTEKDLETTLNNGIYVKTYQHINGEQEWTGILTDYDEHTVTIKYRDKTREKTVEVDRSKIAVIRKAVLL comes from the coding sequence GTGAATAAAAGAGAACAACAGATATATGAATTAGCTGAACCCGTTGTAGAAGAATTAAATTATTCACTGATTGAAGTTGAATATAAAAAAGAAGGAAAAGATTGGTTTTTAAGATTTTATCTAGATAAGCCGGGTGGTATTACGTTAGATGACTGTGTACGAGGTAGTGAAGTACTCGCAGATAAGCTTGACGAATGGGATATTATCGATGGTCATTACTTCCTAGATGTCTCTTCACCAGGGGCAGAGCGTCCAATTAAAACTGAAAAAGATTTAGAGACGACGTTAAATAATGGTATATACGTAAAAACATACCAGCATATTAATGGTGAACAAGAGTGGACAGGTATACTGACAGATTACGATGAACATACAGTAACAATTAAGTACCGTGACAAAACACGAGAAAAAACGGTTGAAGTTGACCGTAGTAAAATTGCTGTAATTCGTAAAGCTGTCTTACTATGA
- the rbfA gene encoding 30S ribosome-binding factor RbfA: MAKRNDRVAEEIKKVVTEVIDNEVMDKESSLKLVTVTEVEVSEELEYANVYFTTLNENKSEVEDILNKYRGLLRTAVAKNIRLRKAPEIFVKYDQSVDYGNRIENILNQIRDEEK; encoded by the coding sequence ATGGCAAAGCGTAATGACCGTGTCGCAGAAGAAATTAAAAAGGTAGTTACAGAAGTCATTGATAACGAGGTAATGGATAAAGAATCATCGTTAAAACTTGTGACAGTAACTGAAGTTGAAGTTTCTGAAGAGTTAGAGTATGCGAATGTATACTTTACGACGTTAAACGAAAATAAATCAGAAGTTGAAGATATTTTAAATAAATATCGAGGTTTATTACGTACAGCAGTCGCAAAAAATATTCGACTTAGAAAAGCGCCAGAAATCTTCGTAAAATATGATCAGTCTGTAGATTATGGTAACAGAATTGAGAATATCTTAAACCAAATTAGAGACGAAGAAAAATAA
- the rpsO gene encoding 30S ribosomal protein S15 → MSMSKERKQQLIEEYRVHETDTGSPEVQIAVLTEEINTLNAHLKVHKKDHHSRRGLLKMVGRRKHLLNYLRDKDVTRYRELIQRLGLRR, encoded by the coding sequence ATGTCAATGTCAAAAGAAAGAAAACAACAATTAATCGAAGAATACCGTGTACACGAAACGGACACTGGATCTCCAGAAGTTCAAATTGCAGTGTTAACTGAAGAAATTAACACATTAAACGCACACTTAAAAGTACACAAAAAAGACCACCATTCACGTCGTGGACTTTTAAAAATGGTTGGTCGCCGTAAACACTTATTAAACTACTTACGCGATAAAGACGTTACACGTTACCGTGAGTTAATTCAAAGATTAGGTTTACGTCGTTAA
- a CDS encoding ribonuclease J, with protein sequence MLAKEKKRDSNVKIIPLGGVGEIAKNMYIIEVDDEMYMLDAGLMFPENEMYGVDVVIPDITYVRENKDRLKAIFISHGHADSIGALPYIIDELDAPIYASKLTIALIKESFKELNIRKKQKFFTINSESRMNFKNASFEFFETSHSIPDSYGCSINTKYGSIVYTGEFKFDQSLEGDFGFNGAKMYDLARENDCLVLISDSTEAEKRGYNTPENIIEGQLLTDFLKSKGRIIVSLYASNFIRIQQVLTNAHKANRKVTFLGKTLEASFKVARNLGYFDIPDGLLIPSHQIKNYPDNEIVIIATGEQGEPFEALGEMSNGTHEVTNIKENDEVYILTTPSSNMEVILYSTLNDLTKAGAKIYLPTSGIHASSHGLSEELKMMFNIFKPKYFVPVQGEYKNQIAHAKLATESNIEPENIFLLENGDVVSFDGKEMFYQEKVQAGNVLIDGRGVGDVGNIVLRDRRILSEDGIFIAVVTIDRENRQIKAGPEIQSRGFVYVKESEELLSTAEAIVKEVVEDSISTGNMDWNDLKQSVRESLGKYLYESTKRRPMIIPIISEI encoded by the coding sequence ATGTTGGCTAAGGAAAAGAAACGTGACTCTAACGTAAAAATTATACCGCTTGGCGGTGTTGGAGAAATCGCGAAAAACATGTATATCATCGAAGTAGATGACGAGATGTATATGTTAGACGCGGGATTAATGTTCCCTGAAAATGAGATGTATGGTGTTGACGTCGTAATTCCAGATATTACGTATGTGAGAGAAAATAAAGATCGTCTAAAAGCGATTTTTATTTCTCACGGACACGCAGATTCAATAGGAGCACTCCCATATATTATCGATGAATTAGATGCACCAATTTATGCGTCTAAACTAACAATTGCATTAATTAAAGAGTCATTTAAAGAATTAAATATACGTAAGAAACAAAAATTCTTTACGATTAATAGCGAATCACGTATGAATTTTAAAAATGCGAGTTTTGAATTTTTCGAAACGAGTCATAGTATACCAGATTCATACGGATGCTCGATTAATACAAAATATGGTTCGATTGTTTATACAGGTGAATTTAAATTCGATCAAAGTCTTGAAGGAGATTTCGGTTTTAACGGTGCGAAAATGTATGATCTCGCTAGAGAAAACGATTGTCTCGTTTTAATCAGTGATTCAACTGAAGCAGAAAAACGAGGCTATAACACACCTGAAAATATTATCGAAGGCCAACTATTAACGGATTTCTTAAAATCTAAAGGACGTATTATCGTCTCACTTTACGCTTCAAACTTTATCCGTATTCAGCAGGTATTAACAAATGCACATAAAGCAAACCGTAAAGTAACATTTTTAGGAAAAACATTAGAAGCTTCATTTAAAGTGGCGAGAAATTTAGGATATTTCGATATTCCAGACGGATTATTAATACCATCACATCAAATTAAAAATTATCCAGATAATGAAATCGTCATTATCGCAACAGGTGAACAAGGTGAACCGTTTGAAGCGTTAGGTGAAATGTCTAACGGTACTCACGAAGTTACAAATATTAAAGAGAACGATGAAGTATATATTTTAACGACACCAAGTTCTAACATGGAAGTGATTCTATATTCTACGTTAAACGACTTAACAAAAGCTGGTGCTAAAATTTACTTACCAACAAGTGGAATTCACGCGTCAAGTCACGGTTTAAGTGAAGAGTTAAAAATGATGTTTAACATTTTTAAGCCAAAATACTTTGTACCGGTTCAAGGTGAATATAAAAACCAAATCGCGCATGCCAAACTTGCTACTGAAAGTAATATTGAACCAGAGAATATTTTCTTACTTGAAAATGGAGACGTTGTAAGTTTTGATGGTAAAGAAATGTTCTATCAAGAAAAAGTACAAGCAGGTAACGTATTAATCGACGGTAGAGGTGTTGGTGACGTTGGTAACATCGTTTTAAGAGATCGTCGTATTTTAAGTGAAGATGGTATATTTATTGCGGTTGTTACGATTGATCGTGAAAATAGACAAATTAAAGCAGGCCCAGAAATTCAAAGTCGCGGATTCGTATACGTAAAAGAAAGTGAAGAATTACTTTCTACTGCTGAAGCAATCGTAAAAGAAGTTGTAGAAGATTCAATTAGTACAGGTAATATGGACTGGAACGATTTAAAACAAAGCGTTCGAGAATCACTCGGCAAGTACTTATATGAAAGTACAAAACGACGTCCGATGATTATTCCAATAATATCTGAAATATAA
- the nusA gene encoding transcription termination factor NusA codes for MNQELLNAIEYIQKEKNIPKEVLIEAIEAALLTAYKKNYKDHKDVRVEINMDTGNYRVVSRKDVVEEVEDETAEIDLLTAREYNPAYEVGDPFDEDITPSDFNRVGAQAAKQAVMQRIRDAEREILYEEFIDKEDELLVGTVDRVDKRFVYVTLGNTDAVLPESERMANETYKTGDRIRVYLSKVEQTTRGPQIYVSRTHPNLLKRLFEEEVPEIYDGTVLIMSVAREAGERSKISVYAENENVDAVGSCVGSRGARVEAIVEELSGEKIDIVLYDNDPKVYVKNALSPSEVVDVLIDDEEKSTTVVVPDNQLSLAIGKRGQNARLAAKLTGWKIDIIAESEYNESEEASVTLDSDIEIDEEFKVEALAEEPSEEN; via the coding sequence GTGAATCAGGAATTACTGAATGCGATTGAGTACATTCAAAAAGAAAAAAATATCCCAAAAGAGGTACTCATTGAAGCAATTGAAGCGGCGCTTTTAACCGCTTATAAAAAGAACTATAAAGACCATAAAGATGTTCGTGTAGAAATCAATATGGACACAGGGAACTACCGTGTAGTTTCACGTAAAGACGTCGTAGAAGAAGTTGAAGATGAAACAGCAGAAATCGACTTACTGACTGCACGTGAGTACAATCCAGCATACGAAGTTGGTGATCCGTTTGACGAAGACATTACACCTTCAGACTTTAACCGAGTCGGTGCACAAGCAGCTAAACAAGCAGTAATGCAGAGAATTAGAGATGCTGAACGTGAAATCTTATATGAAGAATTTATCGATAAAGAAGACGAATTGCTTGTTGGTACTGTAGACAGAGTGGACAAAAGATTTGTTTACGTGACACTTGGAAACACAGATGCAGTACTTCCAGAGTCTGAACGTATGGCAAATGAAACGTATAAGACAGGAGACAGAATTCGTGTTTACTTAAGTAAAGTAGAACAAACGACACGCGGCCCGCAAATTTACGTTTCACGTACACATCCTAACCTTTTAAAGAGACTATTTGAAGAAGAAGTGCCTGAGATTTATGACGGAACTGTGCTAATTATGAGTGTTGCTAGAGAAGCAGGAGAGCGTTCTAAAATTTCAGTTTACGCAGAAAATGAAAACGTCGATGCAGTTGGATCATGTGTCGGTTCTAGAGGCGCTCGTGTTGAAGCAATTGTCGAAGAATTATCGGGAGAAAAGATTGACATCGTGTTATACGATAACGATCCGAAAGTTTACGTAAAAAATGCGTTATCACCATCAGAAGTTGTCGACGTTTTAATTGACGATGAAGAAAAATCAACGACTGTTGTCGTACCAGACAATCAGTTATCATTAGCGATTGGTAAACGTGGACAAAACGCGAGACTCGCTGCGAAATTAACAGGTTGGAAAATTGATATTATTGCTGAATCAGAATATAACGAATCTGAGGAAGCGTCAGTGACTTTAGATTCAGATATCGAAATAGATGAAGAGTTTAAAGTAGAAGCTTTAGCTGAAGAACCATCAGAAGAAAACTAA
- the pnp gene encoding polyribonucleotide nucleotidyltransferase, translating into MTETKKTFQTEWAGRPLIVEYGEVAKQANGAVLVRYGDTVVLSTVTASKEPKDMDFFPLTVAYEEKLYARGKIPGGFNKREGRPSEAATLASRLIDRPIRPLFPDGFRHDVQIISTVLSVDPDNSPEMTAMLGSSIALSVSDIPFNGPIAGVRIGIKDDEFIINPDVEALDNSVLELDLAGTHDAINMVEAGAKEVPEDKMLEAILFGHKEIKKLVEFQQEIVDYVKPEKMEFETPVDDEDIKQLVDEKIGEYDIRNCVLTIDKQERDEKLSEIKDAIIAELDEEDEEFEEKEKEAKRLFNDVVFDTVRHLITEEKIRPDQRKPDEIRPLNSQVGILPRTHGSGLFTRGQTQVLSVATLGSLSEYQIIDGLGEEEEKHFMHHYNFPHFSVGETGPLRAPGRREIGHGALGERALSQVIPSQEDFPYTIRVVSEVLESNGSSSQASICGGTLALMDAGVPIKAPVAGIAMGMMMNGDNYTILSDIQGMEDALGGMDFKVAGTEKGITAIQMDIKVDGLREDILEEALEQARIGRLHILENMLATIESPRKELSPYAPKVETMKINPDKIRDVIGPGGKKINEIIDETGVTLDIEQDGTIFIGAVEQEMIDKARKIIEDLTREAKVGEIYMGKVKRIEKFGAFVELFPGKDALVHISNIDHKHIKNVEDVLKVGDETLVKVTEIDKQGRVNASRKALIEKEENDKKDNKNNKEG; encoded by the coding sequence ATGACAGAAACTAAGAAAACGTTTCAAACAGAGTGGGCAGGACGTCCACTAATTGTTGAATACGGAGAAGTAGCTAAACAAGCGAACGGTGCAGTACTCGTTCGTTACGGAGATACTGTTGTGTTATCGACAGTCACTGCATCTAAAGAACCTAAAGATATGGACTTTTTCCCACTGACAGTGGCTTATGAAGAAAAACTATACGCACGAGGTAAAATACCTGGTGGATTTAATAAACGTGAAGGACGCCCAAGTGAAGCGGCTACGCTTGCGAGTCGTTTAATTGACCGTCCAATTCGTCCATTGTTCCCGGACGGCTTTAGACATGACGTTCAAATTATTTCTACAGTATTATCTGTTGATCCGGATAACTCACCAGAAATGACAGCAATGCTCGGATCTTCAATCGCTTTATCAGTATCTGATATTCCGTTTAATGGACCAATCGCAGGGGTTCGTATCGGAATTAAAGATGATGAATTCATTATTAATCCTGATGTTGAAGCGCTTGACAATTCGGTATTAGAACTTGACTTAGCTGGAACACATGATGCAATTAACATGGTTGAAGCAGGTGCAAAAGAAGTACCTGAAGATAAAATGCTTGAAGCGATTCTTTTTGGACATAAAGAAATTAAAAAGTTAGTTGAATTCCAGCAAGAAATCGTTGATTACGTTAAACCAGAAAAAATGGAATTCGAAACGCCAGTTGACGACGAAGATATTAAACAGCTTGTCGATGAAAAAATTGGTGAATACGACATTAGAAATTGCGTATTAACAATTGATAAACAAGAACGTGATGAAAAGTTATCTGAAATTAAAGATGCAATTATCGCTGAACTAGACGAAGAAGATGAGGAATTCGAAGAGAAAGAAAAAGAAGCGAAACGCTTATTTAACGATGTCGTCTTTGACACAGTGCGTCATTTAATTACTGAAGAAAAAATTCGTCCAGATCAAAGAAAACCAGACGAGATTCGTCCATTAAATTCACAAGTTGGAATTTTACCAAGAACACACGGCTCTGGTTTATTTACACGTGGTCAAACTCAAGTATTATCTGTTGCGACGCTAGGTAGCTTAAGTGAGTATCAAATTATCGATGGACTTGGTGAAGAAGAAGAGAAACACTTTATGCATCACTATAACTTCCCGCACTTCTCAGTCGGTGAAACTGGACCACTTCGCGCGCCGGGACGTCGTGAAATTGGTCACGGTGCATTAGGGGAACGTGCATTAAGTCAAGTGATTCCTTCACAAGAAGACTTCCCGTACACAATTCGAGTTGTATCTGAAGTGTTAGAATCTAATGGTTCTTCATCTCAAGCGTCAATTTGTGGTGGGACACTCGCATTAATGGATGCTGGTGTACCAATTAAAGCTCCAGTTGCTGGTATTGCGATGGGTATGATGATGAATGGCGATAACTATACAATTCTTTCAGACATTCAAGGTATGGAAGACGCATTAGGTGGCATGGACTTTAAAGTTGCAGGTACTGAAAAAGGAATTACTGCAATTCAAATGGATATTAAAGTTGACGGATTACGTGAAGATATTTTAGAAGAAGCACTAGAGCAAGCACGTATCGGAAGACTTCATATTTTAGAAAATATGCTCGCGACAATTGAAAGTCCTAGAAAAGAATTATCACCATACGCTCCAAAAGTTGAAACGATGAAAATTAATCCAGATAAGATTCGTGATGTTATTGGACCTGGTGGTAAAAAAATTAACGAAATCATCGATGAAACAGGCGTTACATTAGATATTGAACAAGACGGTACAATTTTCATTGGTGCAGTTGAGCAAGAGATGATCGACAAAGCACGTAAAATTATTGAAGACTTAACGCGTGAAGCAAAAGTTGGAGAAATTTACATGGGTAAAGTAAAACGTATTGAAAAATTCGGTGCGTTCGTTGAATTATTCCCAGGCAAAGATGCGCTTGTTCACATTTCAAATATTGACCACAAACACATTAAAAATGTTGAAGATGTCTTAAAAGTTGGCGATGAAACACTCGTTAAAGTAACAGAAATTGACAAACAAGGTCGTGTGAATGCTTCACGTAAGGCGTTAATTGAAAAAGAAGAAAACGACAAGAAAGATAATAAAAACAATAAGGAGGGATAA
- a CDS encoding bifunctional riboflavin kinase/FAD synthetase, with product METYRLYYPNDFDLQLEPVALAIGFFDGLHLGHKEVIEKMIEIADEKNLKKAVMTFDPHPSVVLNPKARRTTYLTPLLEKEKMLEEKGIDYLFVVNFSSDFAALSPDTFVNEYLIKHNVKEVIAGFDFSYGQYGKGSITTLKTYDEFNTTKVLPFTEDNEKISTTKIRELLLSDQLEEANELLGREYEINGVVVQGEKRGRTIGFRTANIEPNGPYLLPSLGVYAVTMTIGTDDTIYRGVASIGKKPTFHDDYKVTIEVHLIDFDRTIYGEEVTVYLHNFLRGEKKFDGLDDLIEAMTKDKENAVKLLEKYNE from the coding sequence ATGGAAACATATCGATTATACTATCCAAATGACTTTGACTTACAATTAGAACCTGTTGCTTTAGCCATCGGCTTTTTTGATGGACTACATTTAGGTCATAAAGAAGTTATTGAGAAAATGATTGAAATTGCAGATGAAAAAAACCTTAAAAAAGCAGTAATGACGTTCGATCCACATCCGTCAGTTGTGTTAAATCCAAAAGCACGTCGCACGACGTATTTAACACCGCTACTTGAAAAAGAAAAGATGCTTGAAGAAAAAGGTATTGATTATCTATTTGTCGTAAACTTCTCAAGTGATTTTGCAGCACTGTCTCCAGACACTTTCGTAAACGAATATTTAATTAAACATAACGTAAAAGAAGTAATTGCAGGCTTTGATTTTTCTTATGGCCAGTACGGAAAAGGCTCAATTACAACGTTAAAAACTTATGACGAGTTTAACACGACAAAAGTATTGCCGTTCACTGAAGATAATGAAAAAATTTCAACCACTAAAATTAGAGAATTACTTTTATCTGACCAGTTAGAAGAGGCGAACGAATTACTCGGTAGAGAATACGAAATTAACGGTGTCGTTGTTCAAGGTGAAAAGCGTGGCCGTACGATTGGGTTTAGAACAGCAAATATAGAACCAAATGGGCCATACTTACTACCGTCTTTAGGAGTATACGCTGTAACGATGACAATTGGTACTGATGACACAATTTACCGAGGTGTCGCGTCAATTGGTAAAAAACCAACGTTTCACGATGATTATAAGGTAACAATTGAAGTTCATTTAATCGATTTTGACCGTACGATTTATGGTGAAGAAGTGACTGTATATCTTCACAATTTCTTACGTGGGGAAAAGAAGTTTGACGGTCTTGATGATTTAATCGAAGCGATGACAAAAGATAAAGAGAACGCAGTAAAACTGCTTGAAAAGTATAACGAATAA
- the rnpM gene encoding RNase P modulator RnpM, with the protein MARKIPMRKDILSGEMFKKQDLIRIVKTKDGEVFADETGKKNGRGAYVQKDLKQVELAREKQILESKLGVSTDVLDPVYDEIIRLIYREDIPKR; encoded by the coding sequence ATGGCACGTAAAATTCCAATGAGAAAAGATATTTTATCTGGTGAAATGTTTAAAAAGCAAGATCTTATTCGAATCGTAAAAACAAAAGACGGTGAAGTGTTCGCGGACGAAACGGGTAAGAAAAATGGTCGCGGCGCTTACGTGCAAAAAGATTTAAAACAAGTTGAACTCGCGAGAGAAAAACAAATACTTGAAAGTAAACTTGGTGTAAGTACTGATGTATTAGATCCAGTTTACGATGAAATCATCCGTCTAATTTACCGTGAGGATATCCCGAAACGATGA